One segment of Radiobacillus kanasensis DNA contains the following:
- a CDS encoding NAD(P)/FAD-dependent oxidoreductase has translation MKHLLLVGAGHAHLYVLKKLGKHSLSDVKVTLLSPNEHQYYSGMLAGCVEGIYSIDDIRIYIGQMLKKAKVQWIKDVAVSIDPENKTVQTGNGEFLPYDAVSFDIGSLTSGTDLPGVLEYAETLKPNYRFPVLLEKVRNAEELVIVGGGVAGTELAFALQTWRNQNGKKPLSLISSSNLMEKGAPYVSERVKRFLVKKGAKLYLFQRASEVNRDNIVLSPTDSKVPFDALLWVTGPSPPKLFAESSLPNANGYLLVEDTLQASGYPSIFGVGDCIQMTESPPLAKAGVYPVRQAPYLWKNIKGFFQGSRMRRYKPHFSFLSILATGNREGLMLYLGRAFHGRLIWLIKTFMDRRFIWLYIRRKREEHQVSSKWLTIFACTLITTILVGLIFLFVVSTYHPVMSTMATFFSSFINRFFAGLFFFFLIILILVLFFERISFK, from the coding sequence TTGAAGCATCTGTTGTTAGTAGGTGCTGGTCATGCACATTTATATGTTTTAAAAAAATTAGGAAAACATTCATTATCTGATGTCAAAGTTACGTTACTGAGCCCGAATGAACATCAATATTATTCTGGTATGCTAGCTGGTTGTGTAGAGGGGATCTATTCCATTGATGACATTCGAATTTATATTGGACAGATGTTAAAGAAAGCAAAGGTTCAGTGGATAAAAGATGTTGCGGTTTCCATTGATCCCGAAAACAAAACTGTCCAAACCGGTAATGGTGAGTTTCTTCCTTATGATGCCGTATCTTTTGATATAGGTTCCTTGACATCTGGAACAGATTTACCAGGAGTTTTGGAATACGCCGAGACTTTGAAGCCGAATTATCGGTTTCCGGTACTGCTGGAAAAGGTTCGAAATGCGGAAGAACTTGTCATTGTTGGAGGAGGAGTGGCTGGCACGGAACTTGCGTTTGCTTTGCAAACATGGCGTAACCAAAATGGAAAAAAACCACTATCCTTAATCAGCTCATCGAATCTTATGGAAAAGGGTGCTCCATATGTTTCGGAAAGGGTGAAACGTTTCCTCGTTAAAAAGGGAGCAAAGCTTTATTTGTTTCAACGGGCAAGTGAAGTAAACAGAGACAATATTGTATTGTCCCCTACCGATTCAAAGGTTCCATTTGATGCACTTCTTTGGGTAACAGGCCCAAGTCCGCCAAAGCTTTTTGCTGAGTCTTCACTACCGAATGCAAATGGATACTTACTTGTTGAGGATACCCTTCAAGCGAGCGGATACCCCTCCATTTTTGGAGTGGGTGATTGTATCCAAATGACAGAGTCACCACCGTTGGCAAAGGCAGGGGTATATCCAGTGCGGCAAGCACCGTACTTGTGGAAAAATATAAAGGGCTTTTTTCAAGGATCGAGAATGCGACGTTATAAACCGCATTTTTCTTTTTTATCGATTTTGGCAACCGGAAATAGAGAAGGACTTATGCTATATCTAGGGCGTGCTTTCCATGGACGACTTATTTGGCTTATTAAAACGTTTATGGATCGGAGGTTTATTTGGTTATATATACGTCGCAAAAGAGAGGAACACCAAGTATCCAGTAAATGGTTGACGATTTTCGCGTGTACGCTAATAACAACCATATTAGTTGGATTAATCTTTCTTTTTGTTGTGAGCACCTATCATCCTGTCATGAGTACGATGGCGACATTTTTTTCTTCTTTCATTAATCGTTTTTTTGCAGGACTCTTTTTCTTCTTCCTGATTATTTTAATACTGGTTCTCTTTTTCGAACGAATATCGTTTAAGTAG
- a CDS encoding dihydrolipoyl dehydrogenase family protein, with the protein MKGYDLIVVGGGAGGLTVAAGAASFGARVALVERKPSLGGDCLHNGCIPTKALMEDAKKIFEINKNAKKFGIQVSGQFDLSIAMKRVKAVINRIQESDSDSRFIDMGVDLYKGNGRFVTEHQIMIGSDIRIEGKRFVLATGTSPIVPDIPGVEHTSFFTNETIFEMEETPERLVVIGGGPTNLELGQSFARFGSKVTVMEQGATILQQEDRDISFALKNKLEQEISFCMGARVTEIAEVNKLKKVTYEQDGEVKETFAEEVLVGVGRKANSQDMGLEQIGVQVDKLGNIVVNDYLQTSKSHIFAIGDVNGQCRFTNTAGMEGKLVVQNAVFGLRQKIRYDNIPWAFYTDPEIFHIGLTKQEAVNKYGNSIRSYCVRASEVDRFITNDDTYGFIKILTNKKGMIIGAHAIGRNASDWMQELVFAKTKNHKLRDISTVLHPYPTRTEILQQAADLYWRRKLFNGTWTKWTKKFIRLLR; encoded by the coding sequence ATGAAGGGCTATGATTTGATCGTTGTTGGAGGCGGTGCTGGGGGGTTAACGGTTGCGGCAGGGGCGGCTAGTTTTGGAGCGCGGGTTGCACTTGTAGAAAGGAAGCCCTCTTTAGGTGGGGATTGTCTTCACAATGGTTGTATCCCTACGAAAGCACTCATGGAAGATGCAAAAAAGATATTTGAAATCAATAAAAATGCAAAGAAATTTGGTATTCAAGTATCGGGACAGTTTGATTTGTCTATTGCAATGAAGAGAGTAAAAGCAGTCATTAATCGGATACAGGAATCGGATAGTGACAGCCGGTTTATTGATATGGGTGTTGATCTTTATAAAGGAAATGGAAGGTTCGTTACGGAGCATCAGATTATGATCGGTAGTGACATTCGAATAGAGGGAAAACGATTTGTGCTTGCAACAGGAACAAGCCCAATTGTACCTGATATACCAGGTGTAGAACACACTTCCTTTTTTACAAATGAAACGATTTTTGAAATGGAAGAAACACCAGAAAGGCTTGTTGTGATAGGTGGTGGCCCAACTAATTTAGAGCTTGGTCAATCCTTTGCTCGATTTGGCTCAAAGGTTACCGTAATGGAGCAAGGTGCTACTATTTTGCAACAAGAGGATAGGGACATATCGTTCGCTCTGAAAAATAAACTAGAGCAGGAGATTTCATTTTGCATGGGTGCTAGAGTGACAGAGATAGCTGAAGTCAATAAGCTGAAAAAGGTAACGTATGAACAAGATGGAGAAGTGAAAGAGACCTTTGCTGAGGAGGTTTTAGTAGGGGTAGGAAGAAAGGCCAATTCACAAGATATGGGATTAGAACAAATCGGTGTTCAGGTGGACAAATTGGGAAATATCGTGGTCAATGATTATCTCCAAACCTCAAAATCTCACATTTTTGCAATTGGCGATGTGAATGGACAATGTCGATTTACAAACACCGCTGGTATGGAAGGGAAGTTAGTCGTGCAAAATGCTGTATTTGGCTTGAGACAGAAGATTCGTTACGACAACATTCCATGGGCTTTCTATACAGATCCCGAAATATTTCATATCGGTTTGACAAAACAAGAAGCAGTAAACAAATACGGAAATAGCATCCGAAGTTATTGTGTACGAGCGTCTGAGGTTGATCGTTTTATAACCAATGATGATACTTATGGTTTTATAAAAATATTGACAAATAAAAAAGGAATGATTATAGGGGCACATGCAATTGGAAGGAATGCAAGTGACTGGATGCAGGAGCTAGTGTTTGCCAAAACAAAGAATCATAAATTAAGAGATATCTCCACTGTGCTGCATCCTTATCCAACCCGCACCGAAATTCTACAGCAGGCAGCAGATCTATACTGGCGTAGAAAGTTATTCAATGGAACATGGACAAAGTGGACAAAGAAATTTATCCGCTTGCTTCGGTAA
- a CDS encoding TIGR04282 family arsenosugar biosynthesis glycosyltransferase, producing MVDQIGMKPSVLIMAKAPIPGFCKTRLQPMFSPEECARLQASLLLDLVELKKQLEPDIQVWISFTPETKEDYFKSLFCRVFPQVGMDLGERMHNGLAYLVKNSNQPVLIIGTDTPLKKEDIYLAINKLSKHPIVIGPAVDGGYYLIGLTQDVPEVFENMEWGVSSVFDETMKRFQTLDLPVSVLQEKRDIDNWDDLIFYQTLKTNDHLDRWKTRFLLPKLKERRDIRVR from the coding sequence GTGGTTGATCAAATAGGAATGAAGCCTAGCGTCCTTATTATGGCCAAGGCACCGATTCCAGGATTTTGTAAGACGAGGCTACAACCAATGTTTTCACCAGAAGAGTGTGCTAGATTACAAGCTTCCTTATTACTAGATTTAGTAGAGCTAAAAAAACAATTAGAACCAGATATTCAAGTGTGGATTTCTTTTACTCCAGAAACAAAAGAAGATTATTTTAAGTCCCTATTCTGTCGTGTTTTCCCTCAGGTAGGTATGGATTTAGGAGAACGGATGCATAATGGACTGGCTTATTTAGTCAAGAATTCTAACCAACCGGTTTTGATCATAGGAACGGATACACCATTAAAAAAAGAGGACATTTATTTAGCTATAAACAAATTGTCTAAGCACCCCATTGTGATTGGTCCTGCAGTTGATGGTGGTTATTATTTAATCGGTTTAACACAGGATGTTCCAGAAGTTTTTGAAAATATGGAATGGGGTGTGAGCTCTGTTTTTGATGAAACAATGAAACGTTTCCAGACGTTAGATCTTCCTGTGTCCGTCTTGCAGGAGAAAAGGGATATCGACAATTGGGACGACTTGATCTTCTATCAGACTTTGAAAACAAATGACCACCTTGATAGGTGGAAAACTAGATTCTTATTACCGAAGCTCAAAGAGAGAAGGGATATCCGTGTTAGATAA
- a CDS encoding TIGR04283 family arsenosugar biosynthesis glycosyltransferase produces MGSRISIIIPTWNEEDHILPLLDVLSQLSDIEIIIADGGSEDRTCSIAEKYGQVISCERGRACQMNSGANQAKGEILWFLHADSLVTSNLDDSIRTAMEDPSVIGGGFSMYFDDSSFMLDLIARGSNFRAKYFHLYFGDQGFFIRRSVFEEVGGFPLVSLMEDWMLSRITRNKGKLKLLSDPIVTSSRRFRKNGILPTFLLMQKIKILFILGVPTAKLERMYRRG; encoded by the coding sequence GTGGGTTCTCGTATAAGTATAATTATTCCGACATGGAATGAGGAAGACCATATCCTGCCATTACTGGACGTGTTATCCCAGCTGAGTGATATAGAAATTATAATTGCCGATGGGGGAAGTGAAGATCGTACTTGTTCTATAGCTGAAAAATATGGTCAAGTTATTTCCTGTGAACGTGGTCGCGCTTGTCAAATGAATAGTGGGGCTAATCAAGCAAAAGGCGAGATACTTTGGTTCCTACACGCAGACTCCTTGGTAACTAGTAATCTGGATGATTCCATTCGAACGGCAATGGAAGATCCTTCCGTAATAGGCGGAGGCTTTTCCATGTATTTTGATGACTCCTCCTTCATGCTTGATTTGATTGCAAGAGGATCCAATTTCAGAGCAAAGTATTTCCACTTGTATTTTGGGGATCAAGGGTTCTTTATTCGACGTTCCGTATTTGAAGAGGTTGGTGGTTTCCCTTTGGTTTCGCTAATGGAAGATTGGATGTTATCCAGGATAACAAGGAATAAAGGAAAGCTTAAGCTTTTATCAGACCCCATCGTCACATCCTCTAGACGGTTCAGAAAAAATGGGATCCTACCTACGTTTCTTCTGATGCAGAAAATTAAAATTTTATTTATTTTGGGGGTTCCCACCGCGAAATTAGAAAGGATGTATAGGCGTGGTTGA